A stretch of Triticum aestivum cultivar Chinese Spring chromosome 1D, IWGSC CS RefSeq v2.1, whole genome shotgun sequence DNA encodes these proteins:
- the LOC123182069 gene encoding uncharacterized protein — protein MWALNMKAGGPCLTPIRPAPAARAGKPFAAAAGKAGPWSAWRRRGPAVRPLVAVRASGRIGEGGAAAGGGDEEAESKASSFGSGDASVPTGDGSDGLNEPPVESKSTEPINISNSNYWRDVRANLVLREQELLVDPSVPAESKASSGEAVHQLPQKWAHPITMPEAGCVLVATEVLDDDSVFERTVILLLRLGSRGTFDGPFGVILNRPLYTKIKNVNPSSFQDQTTPFGDCALFFGGPVDMSMFLVRTKDSSRLKGFEEVIPGICFGFRTELEKAGVLMKSGAINTEDLRFFVGHAAWDYEQLLSEIRAGYWAVASCSTELISDAVSTDPSCLWTEILQLMGGHYSELSQKPKQDSS, from the exons ATGTGGGCCCTCAACATGAAGGCCGGCGGGCCGTGCCTCACGCCGATtcgccccgcccccgccgcccgggccGGGaagcccttcgccgccgccgccggcaaggCGGGCCCGTGGTCCGCGTGGCGGAGGCGCGGCCCGGCGGTGAGGCCGCTCGTGGCGGTGCGCGCGTCGGGGAGGATAGGCGAGGGCggggccgccgccggcggcggcgacgaggaagCCGAGAGCAAGGCATCCTCTTTCG GAAGTGGCGACGCATCCGTTCCAACAGGAGATGGCTCCGATGGATTGAACGAACCACCTGTTGAATCAAAATCTACTGAGCCAATTAATATTTCGAACAGCAATTACTGGAGAGATGTCAGAGCGAACCTTGTGCTTCGGGAACAG GAGCTATTGGTAGATCCAAGTGTTCCTGCAGAGTCAAAGGCGTCCTCTGGAGAAGCAGTACACCAGCTTCCTCAGAAGTGGGCTCACCCTATTACAATGCCGGAGGCAGGGTGTGTCTTGGTAGCTACTGAGGTGCTCGATGACGACAGCGTCTTTGAAAGAACTGTTATTCTCCTGCTCAGACTTGGGTCGAGAGGTACCTTTGATGGCCCATTTGGGGTCATCCTAAACCGTCCACTTTACACGAAGATCAAGAATGTGAATCCATCATCATTCCAAGACCAAACAACCCCTTTCGGCGACTGCGCCCTCTTCTTCGGAGGCCCCGTCGACATGAGCATGTTCTTGGTACGTACTAAAGACAGCTCACGTCTGAAGGGGTTTGAGGAGGTGATACCAGGCATCTGCTTCGGCTTTCGAACCGAACTGGAGAAGGCTGGTGTTCTGATGAAGAGTGGTGCGATCAATACCGAGGACCTGAGATTCTTCGTGGGGCATGCAGCCTGGGATTACGAGCAGCTCCTGAGCGAGATCAGGGCAGGATACTGGGCTGTTGCTTCCTGCAGCACAGAGCTGATCAGCGACGCGGTGTCAACAGATCCTTCCTGCCTCTGGACTGAGATACTGCAGCTGATGGGAGGGCATTACTCGGAGCTCAGCCAGAAACCGAAGCAAGACAGCTCGTAG